One window of Penaeus chinensis breed Huanghai No. 1 chromosome 3, ASM1920278v2, whole genome shotgun sequence genomic DNA carries:
- the LOC125043595 gene encoding sorbitol dehydrogenase-like, producing the protein MNRFPVLHGINDLRMESHPIPEVGPNDVLLRMSRVGLCGSDLSMMYRGMLGDLVIQTPMGIGHEASGVVAKCGSAVTHLKPGDRVTIEPGNCCGNCEFCKSGHYNNCVKDNFYTLPMPNPGCIAHYFKHRADLCHKLPDTVSQEEGALMEPFSVAIHACRRSKVTAGTTVLVCGAGPLGLLSLLAARAMGAKSILVTDVRPERLETARKMGANYTMLAGGADPQKEAKRIEELMGCMPEVTLECTGVEIAFQTAIYATRACGVVVMVGLPAADLKLPLVNAGIREVDIIGVFRFLNCFPIAIDLVARGVVDVKPLITHRFKFEEFNKAFEFFRNGIDGAIKCMVICD; encoded by the exons GAAAGCCATCCCATCCCTGAAGTCGGCCCCAACG ATGTGTTGCTGCGGATGTCGAGAGTTGGACTGTGTGGGTCAGATCTGTCCATGATGTACAGGGGTATGCTCGGTGACCTTGTTATACAGACCCCCATGGGTATTGGCCACGAAGCCTCTGGCGTGGTTGCCAAGTGTGGTTCTGCCGTCACTCACCTCAAACCTG GTGATCGTGTAACAATCGAGCCAGGGAACTGCTGCGGGAACTGTGAGTTCTGCAAGTCAGGCCACTACAACAACTGCGTTAAAGACAACTTTTATACTCTGCCCATGCCCAACCCTGGTTGCATCGCCCACTATTTCAAGCACAGGGCCGACCTTTGCCACAA GTTACCGGATACCGTGTCTCAGGAGGAGGGTGCACTCATGGAGCCGTTTTCTGTGGCAATCCACGCATGTAGACGTTCAAAAGTGACGGCAGGGACAACTGTGCTGGTGTGTGGTGCAGGTCCCTTAGGGCTGTTGTCCCTCTTGGCcgcccgagccatgggggccaagTCCATTTTGGTTACAG ACGTGCGACCGGAGCGCCTGGAAACCGCGCGCAAGATGGGCGCCAACTACACCATGCTGGCGGGGGGCGCAGACCCCcagaaggaggcgaagaggatCGAGGAGCTGATGGGCTGCATGCCGGAGGTCACGCTCGAGTGCACCGGCGTCGAGATCGCCTTCCAGACGGCCATTTAT GCGACCAGGGCGTGCGGCGTGGTGGTGATGGTCGGGCTGCCCGCCGCTGACCTCAAGCTGCCCCTCGTCAATGCAGGCATCAGGGAGGTCGACATCATAGGAGTCTTCAGGTTCCTTAATTG TTTCCCAATCGCCATCGACCTGGTCGCCAGGGGCGTGGTGGACGTGAAGCCCCTCATCACACACCGCTTCAAGTTCGAAGAATTCAATAAAGCCTTTGAGTTCTTCCGCAACGGGATCGACGGCGCCATCAAGTGCATGGTCATATGCGATTGA